Proteins from a genomic interval of Maylandia zebra isolate NMK-2024a linkage group LG15, Mzebra_GT3a, whole genome shotgun sequence:
- the myct1a gene encoding myc target protein 1 homolog, with product MAANNTNFLLEMLQPADVDHLIIAFCASVAVGLLLGALVYVMLTWFSRHKAGSASITRRPHRRSHTSSRHRPGFNRSSSYDRRSNNSLVTAAFTFHRQTSSQDHFDAMAHKSSFRGSTFHPLLQCSQIAREAEEGSQTTLPRTPPLTTSTGSAQSVAQPAATPPRPESFWGNSVRGLHATQTPPPAYESIIRAYQETRT from the exons ATGGCTGCGAACAACACAAATTTCCTTCTGGAAATGCTTCAGCCTGCCGACGTTG ACCACCTGATTATAGCTTTCTGTGCTTCTGTGGCAGTGGGCCTTCTCTTGGGCGCCCTAGTTTATGTGATGCTTACTTGGTTTTCCCGACACAAAGCAGGCTCTGCCAGCATCACCCGCCGCCCGCATCGCCGCTCGCACACTTCTTCCCGCCATCGTCCAGGCTTTAACCGCAGCAGCAGCTATGACCGGCGAAGCAACAACAGCTTAGTGACAGCTGCTTTCACCTTTCACCGCCAGACTTCCTCTCAAGATCACTTTGACGCAATGGCGCATAAATCCAGCTTCAGGGGCTCCACCTTCCACCCGCTCCTCCAGTGCAGCCAAATTGCAAGAGAGGCAGAGGAGGGGAGCCAAACCACACTGCCACGTACACCACCTCTGACTACATCAACTGGATCAGCTCAAAGCGTAGCCCAGCCAGCTGCCACCCCACCAAGACCAGAGTCATTTTGGGGGAACAGTGTCAGAGGTCTTCATGCTACGCAGACCCCACCTCCAGCTTATGAGAGCATAATCAGAGCTTATCAGGAAACCCGAACCTAA
- the serac1 gene encoding protein SERAC1 isoform X3, giving the protein MSAAALRWIRCRRLSTAGPPSVKKVLQWKDLRLTHKARRELHKAARRFVEISSRLLLQSLDAAKLMTQVSLLQEHFSHVDADPHEVALWVLLKKTQSANKAIRLEAVQELADNHHWHDYQYQTAAQVIDHRTAVGLARMPQVDLRFFRHPPALPDLEEGLSAEDGLRQLLASLPQTEVDKCVRYFTSLALRESTQSLAAQRGGLWSFGGNGLPYAQSLTSVPSEKVESFCLQALVQHSKVRSHCDHIVANGGLQLLQRVYQLRTDSMKIQRNIVRIIGNLALNEGAHQAIAQSGWVSVLAEMMQCPHIMQASHAARALANLDRETVKEKYPDGVYILHPQTRSNQPIKADVLFIHGILGAAFKTWRQKDRNALEEEEAAKREDDYTECWPKSWLAADCPNLRVLSVEYDSHLSDWMAQCPAENQRKSLAYRSQELLKKLKLAGVGERPVVWVAHSMGGLLVKKMLLDALQDPDMHGLLQNTKGIMFYSVPHYGTFMAEYSVNVRYLLFPSIEVRELCKDSPALRSLNDNFLNLAKEKDFKVLSFAETLPTNIGPMIKILVVPTQSANLGIGELIEVDVDHLNICKPERKDSFLYKRSLQFILDALQSYIAH; this is encoded by the exons ATGTCCGCAGCCGCTCTGCGCTGGATCCGTTGTCGGAGGCTGAGCACAGCTGGGCCGCCTAGTGTGAAGAAAGTGCTTCAGTGGAAAGATTTAA GACTTACACACAAAGCAAGGAGGGAACTTCATAAAGCAGCAAGACGGTTTGTGGAAATATCCTCGAGGCTTTTACTGCAATCACTCGATG CTGCCAAATTGATGACACAAGTTTCACTCCTGCAAG AGCACTTCAGTCATGTGGATGCTGACCCACATGAGGTGGCATTGTGGGTCCTGCTGAAGAAGACACAGTCAGCTAACAAAGCCATCAGACTAGAGGCTGTTCAGGAGCTTGCAGACAATCACCACTGGCATG ATTACCAGTACCAGACGGCAGCCCAGGTTATAGACCATCGGACAGCAGTGGGCTTGGCCCGGATGCCTCAGGTAGACCTGAGGTTTTTCCGTCACCCACCTGCACTGCCTGATTTGGAGGAG GGTTTGTCAGCGGAGGACGGACTGAGGCAGCTTTTGGCATCTCTGCCTCAAACTGAGGTGGACAAATGTGTTCGGTACTTTACCTCACTGGCCCTGAGAGAGAGCACTCAGTCCTTGGCAGCACAAAGG GGTGGTCTGTGGAGTTTTGGTGGCAATGGGCTGCCTTATGCCCAGAGCCTTACCTCTGTTCCTTCTGAGAAGGTGGAGTCCTTCTGTCTGCAGGCACTGGTACAGCACTCAAAG GTAAGGAGCCACTGTGACCACATAGTTGCCAACGGAGGTCTACAGCTTCTCCAGAGGGTTTATCAGCTCAGAACAGACTCTATGAAGATTCAGAGGAACATTGTTCGCATCATCGGAAACCTGGCTCTCAATGAAGGTGCCCATCAGGCCATAGCCCAGTCCG GCTGGGTGTCTGTCCTGGCTGAGATGATGCAGTGCCCTCACATCATGCAGGCGTCTCACGCAGCTCGCGCTCTTGCAAACCTGGACAGGGAGACAGTAAAAGAGAAATACCCAGATGGCGTCTATATCCTGCACCCACAAACACGTAGCAA TCAGCCAATCAAAGCAGACGTGCTGTTCATCCACGGGATTCTAGGGGCAGCTTTTAAGACGTGGAGGCAGAAGGACCGCAATGCattagaggaagaggaggcagcCAAACGCGAAGATGACTATACAGAGTGCTGGCCAAAG TCATGGTTGGCTGCTGACTGTCCAAATCTTAGAGTGCTGTCGGTGGAGTATGACAGTCATCTAAGTGACTGGATGGCCCAGTGTCCTGCTGAGAatcagag GAAGTCTCTAGCCTACAGAAGTCAGGAGCTGCTAAAGAAGTTAAAGCTGGCGGGAGTTGGAGAAAGGCCTGTGGTCTGGGTAGCCCACAGTATGGGAG GACTGCTTGTAAAGAAAATGCTGCTGGATGCCTTACAGGACCCAGACATGCATGGGTTATTACAGAACACCAAAGGGATTATGTTTTATAGTGTTCCTCACTACGGCACCTTCATGGCAGAGTACTCTGTCAATGTTAGATATCTTCTCTTCCCCTCCATAGAAGTCAGAGAACTCTGTAAAG atTCACCAGCTCTGCGCAGCCTGAATGACAACTTCTTGAACCTGGCCAAAGAAAAGGATTTCAAGGTGCTGAGCTTTGCAGAGACTCTACCGACAAACATTGGACCCATGATCAAGATACTTGTGGTACCAACGCAGTCAGCAA ATCTCGGGATTGGTGAGCTCATTGAAGTGGACGTAGATCACCTAAACATCTGCAAACCAGAGAGGAAGGACTCGTTTCTATACAAACGCAGCCTCCAGTTCATCCTGGACGCTCTGCAGAGCTACATCGCCCACTGA
- the serac1 gene encoding protein SERAC1 isoform X1, with amino-acid sequence MSAAALRWIRCRRLSTAGPPSVKKVLQWKDLRKVAKVTGAVVLGGCLFITYEVIALDKAVTIDTSAILQEKNKSYIYLRATPSDEKDNLTGGLTHKARRELHKAARRFVEISSRLLLQSLDAAKLMTQVSLLQEHFSHVDADPHEVALWVLLKKTQSANKAIRLEAVQELADNHHWHDYQYQTAAQVIDHRTAVGLARMPQVDLRFFRHPPALPDLEEGLSAEDGLRQLLASLPQTEVDKCVRYFTSLALRESTQSLAAQRGGLWSFGGNGLPYAQSLTSVPSEKVESFCLQALVQHSKVRSHCDHIVANGGLQLLQRVYQLRTDSMKIQRNIVRIIGNLALNEGAHQAIAQSGWVSVLAEMMQCPHIMQASHAARALANLDRETVKEKYPDGVYILHPQTRSNQPIKADVLFIHGILGAAFKTWRQKDRNALEEEEAAKREDDYTECWPKSWLAADCPNLRVLSVEYDSHLSDWMAQCPAENQRKSLAYRSQELLKKLKLAGVGERPVVWVAHSMGGLLVKKMLLDALQDPDMHGLLQNTKGIMFYSVPHYGTFMAEYSVNVRYLLFPSIEVRELCKDSPALRSLNDNFLNLAKEKDFKVLSFAETLPTNIGPMIKILVVPTQSANLGIGELIEVDVDHLNICKPERKDSFLYKRSLQFILDALQSYIAH; translated from the exons ATGTCCGCAGCCGCTCTGCGCTGGATCCGTTGTCGGAGGCTGAGCACAGCTGGGCCGCCTAGTGTGAAGAAAGTGCTTCAGTGGAAAGATTTAA GGAAAGTTGCTAAAGTAACTGGCGCAGTTGTCTTGGG GGGCTGTCTTTTTATTACTTATGAGGTGATAGCCTTGGATAAGGCTGTGACCATTGACACTAGTGCAATTCTTCAGGAGAAGAACAAGTCGTACATCTATCTGAGGGCCACTCCTTCAGATGAAAAAGACAACCTAACTGGAG GACTTACACACAAAGCAAGGAGGGAACTTCATAAAGCAGCAAGACGGTTTGTGGAAATATCCTCGAGGCTTTTACTGCAATCACTCGATG CTGCCAAATTGATGACACAAGTTTCACTCCTGCAAG AGCACTTCAGTCATGTGGATGCTGACCCACATGAGGTGGCATTGTGGGTCCTGCTGAAGAAGACACAGTCAGCTAACAAAGCCATCAGACTAGAGGCTGTTCAGGAGCTTGCAGACAATCACCACTGGCATG ATTACCAGTACCAGACGGCAGCCCAGGTTATAGACCATCGGACAGCAGTGGGCTTGGCCCGGATGCCTCAGGTAGACCTGAGGTTTTTCCGTCACCCACCTGCACTGCCTGATTTGGAGGAG GGTTTGTCAGCGGAGGACGGACTGAGGCAGCTTTTGGCATCTCTGCCTCAAACTGAGGTGGACAAATGTGTTCGGTACTTTACCTCACTGGCCCTGAGAGAGAGCACTCAGTCCTTGGCAGCACAAAGG GGTGGTCTGTGGAGTTTTGGTGGCAATGGGCTGCCTTATGCCCAGAGCCTTACCTCTGTTCCTTCTGAGAAGGTGGAGTCCTTCTGTCTGCAGGCACTGGTACAGCACTCAAAG GTAAGGAGCCACTGTGACCACATAGTTGCCAACGGAGGTCTACAGCTTCTCCAGAGGGTTTATCAGCTCAGAACAGACTCTATGAAGATTCAGAGGAACATTGTTCGCATCATCGGAAACCTGGCTCTCAATGAAGGTGCCCATCAGGCCATAGCCCAGTCCG GCTGGGTGTCTGTCCTGGCTGAGATGATGCAGTGCCCTCACATCATGCAGGCGTCTCACGCAGCTCGCGCTCTTGCAAACCTGGACAGGGAGACAGTAAAAGAGAAATACCCAGATGGCGTCTATATCCTGCACCCACAAACACGTAGCAA TCAGCCAATCAAAGCAGACGTGCTGTTCATCCACGGGATTCTAGGGGCAGCTTTTAAGACGTGGAGGCAGAAGGACCGCAATGCattagaggaagaggaggcagcCAAACGCGAAGATGACTATACAGAGTGCTGGCCAAAG TCATGGTTGGCTGCTGACTGTCCAAATCTTAGAGTGCTGTCGGTGGAGTATGACAGTCATCTAAGTGACTGGATGGCCCAGTGTCCTGCTGAGAatcagag GAAGTCTCTAGCCTACAGAAGTCAGGAGCTGCTAAAGAAGTTAAAGCTGGCGGGAGTTGGAGAAAGGCCTGTGGTCTGGGTAGCCCACAGTATGGGAG GACTGCTTGTAAAGAAAATGCTGCTGGATGCCTTACAGGACCCAGACATGCATGGGTTATTACAGAACACCAAAGGGATTATGTTTTATAGTGTTCCTCACTACGGCACCTTCATGGCAGAGTACTCTGTCAATGTTAGATATCTTCTCTTCCCCTCCATAGAAGTCAGAGAACTCTGTAAAG atTCACCAGCTCTGCGCAGCCTGAATGACAACTTCTTGAACCTGGCCAAAGAAAAGGATTTCAAGGTGCTGAGCTTTGCAGAGACTCTACCGACAAACATTGGACCCATGATCAAGATACTTGTGGTACCAACGCAGTCAGCAA ATCTCGGGATTGGTGAGCTCATTGAAGTGGACGTAGATCACCTAAACATCTGCAAACCAGAGAGGAAGGACTCGTTTCTATACAAACGCAGCCTCCAGTTCATCCTGGACGCTCTGCAGAGCTACATCGCCCACTGA
- the serac1 gene encoding protein SERAC1 isoform X2, whose amino-acid sequence MSAAALRWIRCRRLSTAGPPSVKKVLQWKDLRKVAKVTGAVVLGGCLFITYEVIALDKAVTIDTSAILQEKNKSYIYLRATPSDEKDNLTGGLTHKARRELHKAARRFVEISSRLLLQSLDEHFSHVDADPHEVALWVLLKKTQSANKAIRLEAVQELADNHHWHDYQYQTAAQVIDHRTAVGLARMPQVDLRFFRHPPALPDLEEGLSAEDGLRQLLASLPQTEVDKCVRYFTSLALRESTQSLAAQRGGLWSFGGNGLPYAQSLTSVPSEKVESFCLQALVQHSKVRSHCDHIVANGGLQLLQRVYQLRTDSMKIQRNIVRIIGNLALNEGAHQAIAQSGWVSVLAEMMQCPHIMQASHAARALANLDRETVKEKYPDGVYILHPQTRSNQPIKADVLFIHGILGAAFKTWRQKDRNALEEEEAAKREDDYTECWPKSWLAADCPNLRVLSVEYDSHLSDWMAQCPAENQRKSLAYRSQELLKKLKLAGVGERPVVWVAHSMGGLLVKKMLLDALQDPDMHGLLQNTKGIMFYSVPHYGTFMAEYSVNVRYLLFPSIEVRELCKDSPALRSLNDNFLNLAKEKDFKVLSFAETLPTNIGPMIKILVVPTQSANLGIGELIEVDVDHLNICKPERKDSFLYKRSLQFILDALQSYIAH is encoded by the exons ATGTCCGCAGCCGCTCTGCGCTGGATCCGTTGTCGGAGGCTGAGCACAGCTGGGCCGCCTAGTGTGAAGAAAGTGCTTCAGTGGAAAGATTTAA GGAAAGTTGCTAAAGTAACTGGCGCAGTTGTCTTGGG GGGCTGTCTTTTTATTACTTATGAGGTGATAGCCTTGGATAAGGCTGTGACCATTGACACTAGTGCAATTCTTCAGGAGAAGAACAAGTCGTACATCTATCTGAGGGCCACTCCTTCAGATGAAAAAGACAACCTAACTGGAG GACTTACACACAAAGCAAGGAGGGAACTTCATAAAGCAGCAAGACGGTTTGTGGAAATATCCTCGAGGCTTTTACTGCAATCACTCGATG AGCACTTCAGTCATGTGGATGCTGACCCACATGAGGTGGCATTGTGGGTCCTGCTGAAGAAGACACAGTCAGCTAACAAAGCCATCAGACTAGAGGCTGTTCAGGAGCTTGCAGACAATCACCACTGGCATG ATTACCAGTACCAGACGGCAGCCCAGGTTATAGACCATCGGACAGCAGTGGGCTTGGCCCGGATGCCTCAGGTAGACCTGAGGTTTTTCCGTCACCCACCTGCACTGCCTGATTTGGAGGAG GGTTTGTCAGCGGAGGACGGACTGAGGCAGCTTTTGGCATCTCTGCCTCAAACTGAGGTGGACAAATGTGTTCGGTACTTTACCTCACTGGCCCTGAGAGAGAGCACTCAGTCCTTGGCAGCACAAAGG GGTGGTCTGTGGAGTTTTGGTGGCAATGGGCTGCCTTATGCCCAGAGCCTTACCTCTGTTCCTTCTGAGAAGGTGGAGTCCTTCTGTCTGCAGGCACTGGTACAGCACTCAAAG GTAAGGAGCCACTGTGACCACATAGTTGCCAACGGAGGTCTACAGCTTCTCCAGAGGGTTTATCAGCTCAGAACAGACTCTATGAAGATTCAGAGGAACATTGTTCGCATCATCGGAAACCTGGCTCTCAATGAAGGTGCCCATCAGGCCATAGCCCAGTCCG GCTGGGTGTCTGTCCTGGCTGAGATGATGCAGTGCCCTCACATCATGCAGGCGTCTCACGCAGCTCGCGCTCTTGCAAACCTGGACAGGGAGACAGTAAAAGAGAAATACCCAGATGGCGTCTATATCCTGCACCCACAAACACGTAGCAA TCAGCCAATCAAAGCAGACGTGCTGTTCATCCACGGGATTCTAGGGGCAGCTTTTAAGACGTGGAGGCAGAAGGACCGCAATGCattagaggaagaggaggcagcCAAACGCGAAGATGACTATACAGAGTGCTGGCCAAAG TCATGGTTGGCTGCTGACTGTCCAAATCTTAGAGTGCTGTCGGTGGAGTATGACAGTCATCTAAGTGACTGGATGGCCCAGTGTCCTGCTGAGAatcagag GAAGTCTCTAGCCTACAGAAGTCAGGAGCTGCTAAAGAAGTTAAAGCTGGCGGGAGTTGGAGAAAGGCCTGTGGTCTGGGTAGCCCACAGTATGGGAG GACTGCTTGTAAAGAAAATGCTGCTGGATGCCTTACAGGACCCAGACATGCATGGGTTATTACAGAACACCAAAGGGATTATGTTTTATAGTGTTCCTCACTACGGCACCTTCATGGCAGAGTACTCTGTCAATGTTAGATATCTTCTCTTCCCCTCCATAGAAGTCAGAGAACTCTGTAAAG atTCACCAGCTCTGCGCAGCCTGAATGACAACTTCTTGAACCTGGCCAAAGAAAAGGATTTCAAGGTGCTGAGCTTTGCAGAGACTCTACCGACAAACATTGGACCCATGATCAAGATACTTGTGGTACCAACGCAGTCAGCAA ATCTCGGGATTGGTGAGCTCATTGAAGTGGACGTAGATCACCTAAACATCTGCAAACCAGAGAGGAAGGACTCGTTTCTATACAAACGCAGCCTCCAGTTCATCCTGGACGCTCTGCAGAGCTACATCGCCCACTGA
- the serac1 gene encoding protein SERAC1 isoform X4: MTQVSLLQEHFSHVDADPHEVALWVLLKKTQSANKAIRLEAVQELADNHHWHDYQYQTAAQVIDHRTAVGLARMPQVDLRFFRHPPALPDLEEGLSAEDGLRQLLASLPQTEVDKCVRYFTSLALRESTQSLAAQRGGLWSFGGNGLPYAQSLTSVPSEKVESFCLQALVQHSKVRSHCDHIVANGGLQLLQRVYQLRTDSMKIQRNIVRIIGNLALNEGAHQAIAQSGWVSVLAEMMQCPHIMQASHAARALANLDRETVKEKYPDGVYILHPQTRSNQPIKADVLFIHGILGAAFKTWRQKDRNALEEEEAAKREDDYTECWPKSWLAADCPNLRVLSVEYDSHLSDWMAQCPAENQRKSLAYRSQELLKKLKLAGVGERPVVWVAHSMGGLLVKKMLLDALQDPDMHGLLQNTKGIMFYSVPHYGTFMAEYSVNVRYLLFPSIEVRELCKDSPALRSLNDNFLNLAKEKDFKVLSFAETLPTNIGPMIKILVVPTQSANLGIGELIEVDVDHLNICKPERKDSFLYKRSLQFILDALQSYIAH; this comes from the exons ATGACACAAGTTTCACTCCTGCAAG AGCACTTCAGTCATGTGGATGCTGACCCACATGAGGTGGCATTGTGGGTCCTGCTGAAGAAGACACAGTCAGCTAACAAAGCCATCAGACTAGAGGCTGTTCAGGAGCTTGCAGACAATCACCACTGGCATG ATTACCAGTACCAGACGGCAGCCCAGGTTATAGACCATCGGACAGCAGTGGGCTTGGCCCGGATGCCTCAGGTAGACCTGAGGTTTTTCCGTCACCCACCTGCACTGCCTGATTTGGAGGAG GGTTTGTCAGCGGAGGACGGACTGAGGCAGCTTTTGGCATCTCTGCCTCAAACTGAGGTGGACAAATGTGTTCGGTACTTTACCTCACTGGCCCTGAGAGAGAGCACTCAGTCCTTGGCAGCACAAAGG GGTGGTCTGTGGAGTTTTGGTGGCAATGGGCTGCCTTATGCCCAGAGCCTTACCTCTGTTCCTTCTGAGAAGGTGGAGTCCTTCTGTCTGCAGGCACTGGTACAGCACTCAAAG GTAAGGAGCCACTGTGACCACATAGTTGCCAACGGAGGTCTACAGCTTCTCCAGAGGGTTTATCAGCTCAGAACAGACTCTATGAAGATTCAGAGGAACATTGTTCGCATCATCGGAAACCTGGCTCTCAATGAAGGTGCCCATCAGGCCATAGCCCAGTCCG GCTGGGTGTCTGTCCTGGCTGAGATGATGCAGTGCCCTCACATCATGCAGGCGTCTCACGCAGCTCGCGCTCTTGCAAACCTGGACAGGGAGACAGTAAAAGAGAAATACCCAGATGGCGTCTATATCCTGCACCCACAAACACGTAGCAA TCAGCCAATCAAAGCAGACGTGCTGTTCATCCACGGGATTCTAGGGGCAGCTTTTAAGACGTGGAGGCAGAAGGACCGCAATGCattagaggaagaggaggcagcCAAACGCGAAGATGACTATACAGAGTGCTGGCCAAAG TCATGGTTGGCTGCTGACTGTCCAAATCTTAGAGTGCTGTCGGTGGAGTATGACAGTCATCTAAGTGACTGGATGGCCCAGTGTCCTGCTGAGAatcagag GAAGTCTCTAGCCTACAGAAGTCAGGAGCTGCTAAAGAAGTTAAAGCTGGCGGGAGTTGGAGAAAGGCCTGTGGTCTGGGTAGCCCACAGTATGGGAG GACTGCTTGTAAAGAAAATGCTGCTGGATGCCTTACAGGACCCAGACATGCATGGGTTATTACAGAACACCAAAGGGATTATGTTTTATAGTGTTCCTCACTACGGCACCTTCATGGCAGAGTACTCTGTCAATGTTAGATATCTTCTCTTCCCCTCCATAGAAGTCAGAGAACTCTGTAAAG atTCACCAGCTCTGCGCAGCCTGAATGACAACTTCTTGAACCTGGCCAAAGAAAAGGATTTCAAGGTGCTGAGCTTTGCAGAGACTCTACCGACAAACATTGGACCCATGATCAAGATACTTGTGGTACCAACGCAGTCAGCAA ATCTCGGGATTGGTGAGCTCATTGAAGTGGACGTAGATCACCTAAACATCTGCAAACCAGAGAGGAAGGACTCGTTTCTATACAAACGCAGCCTCCAGTTCATCCTGGACGCTCTGCAGAGCTACATCGCCCACTGA
- the gtf2h5 gene encoding general transcription factor IIH subunit 5 — translation MVNVHKGVLVECDPAMKQFLLYLDETMALGKKFILKDLDDTHVFILAEVVQTLQERVGELMDQNSFPITQK, via the exons ATGGTCAACGTGCACAAAGGTGTCCTTGTTGAATG TGATCCTGCCATGAAACAATTTCTCCTGTACCTGGATGAAACGATGGCATTGGGAAAGAAATTCATCCTCAAGGATCTTGACGACACGCACGTGTTCATTCTTGCAGAGGTGGTTCAAACACTCCAGGAGAGAGTTGGAGAGTTGATGGACCAGAATTCATTCCCCATCACACAGAAATAA